The Cohnella abietis genome has a segment encoding these proteins:
- a CDS encoding zinc-dependent alcohol dehydrogenase, whose product MKNRKIMFVSPQQVETVEEEFIPAALADNEVLVKLIYSLISPGTELAMLSGKESWAQLPVCPGYASVSQVVEVGQGVTDFKIGDNVFHYGSHSEYQVVSTSQLLIKPPADLDLRWVPFTRMATVAFTSVRVSNIEVGDYVSVTGLGLVGNLAAQLARLQGAFVIGVDLSSKRIETANQCGVDYALNGGNGGIKEQILALTGGQGVSTQIEATGVPQVGVESLGWIGSLGEIVFLGSPRGEFNTDVTDVLNYCHLYNRGCITFKGGHEWRYPTEPNAFVKHSLVRNSKIVFELVKQNRLQIEPLLSHVIKPEQAKEAYEGLRNNKDDYNGVLFDWS is encoded by the coding sequence TTGAAAAACCGCAAGATTATGTTCGTCAGTCCGCAACAGGTTGAAACCGTAGAAGAAGAGTTCATTCCTGCAGCACTGGCTGATAATGAAGTACTCGTGAAGCTGATATATTCGCTTATTAGCCCGGGAACGGAGCTGGCGATGTTGTCCGGTAAGGAATCGTGGGCACAATTGCCGGTTTGTCCAGGCTATGCTAGTGTAAGTCAGGTCGTTGAAGTCGGGCAGGGTGTTACGGACTTTAAGATTGGTGATAACGTGTTTCATTACGGAAGCCATTCTGAATATCAAGTTGTATCCACAAGCCAGTTGTTAATCAAGCCCCCGGCCGATCTGGATTTAAGATGGGTGCCGTTTACTCGGATGGCAACAGTTGCGTTTACATCCGTACGCGTTTCCAATATTGAAGTCGGAGATTACGTCAGCGTAACAGGCCTTGGCTTGGTTGGAAACTTAGCCGCTCAGCTGGCTCGTCTTCAAGGAGCTTTCGTCATCGGCGTCGATCTATCGTCCAAACGGATTGAAACCGCTAACCAATGCGGCGTAGATTACGCGCTTAACGGCGGGAATGGAGGGATAAAGGAGCAAATTCTTGCATTAACAGGAGGACAGGGCGTGTCGACGCAGATTGAGGCGACGGGCGTACCACAGGTTGGCGTTGAGAGCCTTGGATGGATTGGTAGCTTGGGGGAGATCGTTTTCCTAGGCAGCCCTCGAGGAGAGTTCAACACAGATGTGACGGATGTTCTAAATTATTGCCATCTTTACAACCGGGGCTGTATTACGTTTAAGGGGGGCCATGAATGGCGGTATCCGACAGAGCCAAACGCGTTCGTCAAGCATTCATTAGTCCGAAACTCCAAAATCGTATTTGAGCTAGTGAAGCAAAATCGCTTGCAAATCGAGCCATTACTCAGCCACGTGATCAAGCCAGAGCAGGCGAAAGAAGCTTACGAAGGCTTGAGAAACAACAAAGACGACTACAACGGCGTATTGTTCGATTGGTCCTAG
- a CDS encoding sugar phosphate isomerase/epimerase family protein has product MSNFKGNVAVHAITWGEDHFKALEEASKLGYRAIEPWASFVLSYEDRMEEFNELLAKHGLAMTALYGGASGGMNRRFSNPEARQEIIDYNVRLARVIAKAGAEHLVFGPGGPRQKPTTLEELKHAAVTINEAAKRTFELGVKACLHPHLWTEVQDENELDELMSLCDPEVVFFAPDSAHLTGAGMDPAAIIRKYRDRVAYVHLKDLTSKEATKEDFPMLLGNEALPVFCELGLGSIDFPPIIEALNEIGYKGWMTVEIDKSTSTPLQSLEICRDFVEQQLNIPIRGV; this is encoded by the coding sequence ATGTCTAATTTCAAAGGAAACGTTGCGGTACATGCCATTACGTGGGGAGAAGATCATTTCAAGGCGCTTGAAGAAGCTTCTAAGCTAGGCTACCGAGCGATTGAGCCATGGGCATCGTTCGTTCTATCCTACGAGGATCGAATGGAGGAATTCAACGAGCTTTTGGCGAAGCACGGACTTGCGATGACGGCCCTTTACGGCGGAGCATCTGGAGGGATGAATCGGAGATTCTCGAATCCTGAGGCTCGTCAGGAAATCATCGATTACAACGTTCGTCTAGCGCGCGTCATCGCCAAAGCCGGAGCTGAGCATTTGGTATTTGGTCCCGGCGGCCCCCGCCAGAAGCCTACAACTCTGGAGGAACTGAAGCATGCTGCGGTTACGATTAATGAGGCAGCTAAAAGAACGTTCGAGCTTGGAGTCAAAGCATGTCTGCATCCGCATTTGTGGACGGAGGTACAGGACGAGAATGAGCTCGACGAGCTTATGAGCCTGTGTGATCCTGAAGTGGTGTTCTTCGCACCGGATTCGGCTCACTTGACTGGTGCAGGTATGGACCCAGCGGCGATCATTCGGAAATACCGCGATCGGGTCGCTTATGTGCATTTGAAGGATTTGACGTCCAAAGAGGCGACGAAAGAAGACTTCCCGATGCTGTTAGGCAATGAGGCGCTCCCAGTATTCTGCGAGCTTGGGCTTGGTTCTATTGATTTCCCGCCGATTATAGAAGCTTTGAACGAAATTGGCTATAAGGGCTGGATGACTGTCGAGATTGATAAGTCGACGAGTACCCCGCTGCAGAGCCTGGAAATTTGTCGCGATTTTGTCGAACAGCAGCTGAACATTCCGATCAGAGGAGTGTGA
- a CDS encoding carbohydrate ABC transporter permease → MRSSRLFKLQAGPAFRYLVPIFIIYAFTVLLPLLISMYYSVHSEGNAKFVGLQNYVALVKDNDFWFSLKNNIIIAVICVAGQVGIAFLIASFFMTKLLKLEGLHRIAIFLPVVLAPIVTGYLWSLIYNYRMGVLNWVLKLFNMDPVLWLDNPSYVLYSVSVPLVWQYIGLYFIIFLAGMQNISKEVLEASEIDGATWYRKTVYVILPLLKNVMSVALILCITGTLKVFDHIYVMTGGGPGRSSMVMAQYAYNNAFTMSRLSYGSTISIGMLILCAIILLVMSRWIGGGEEK, encoded by the coding sequence ATGCGCAGTAGCCGACTTTTCAAACTGCAAGCCGGACCGGCATTTCGTTATTTAGTTCCTATTTTTATCATTTACGCGTTCACTGTTTTGCTGCCGTTGTTGATCTCGATGTACTACAGCGTGCACAGTGAAGGTAACGCTAAATTCGTCGGGCTGCAAAATTATGTCGCGCTCGTGAAGGACAACGACTTCTGGTTTTCGCTTAAAAACAACATCATCATCGCTGTTATCTGCGTTGCAGGACAGGTAGGGATAGCTTTTCTGATCGCCTCCTTTTTTATGACAAAGCTTCTGAAGCTGGAGGGGCTGCATCGGATCGCGATTTTTTTGCCCGTCGTTCTGGCTCCTATCGTAACTGGATACTTGTGGTCGCTAATCTACAACTATCGCATGGGAGTACTCAACTGGGTGCTAAAACTCTTTAACATGGACCCCGTGTTATGGCTTGATAATCCTAGCTATGTGCTTTATTCGGTATCGGTTCCGCTTGTTTGGCAATATATCGGCTTGTACTTCATTATTTTTCTGGCAGGGATGCAGAACATATCGAAGGAAGTGCTGGAAGCGAGTGAAATTGATGGAGCTACGTGGTACAGAAAAACGGTGTACGTCATCTTACCTTTGTTGAAAAATGTAATGAGCGTTGCCCTGATTCTCTGTATTACCGGAACGTTAAAAGTGTTTGATCACATTTACGTTATGACGGGTGGAGGACCAGGTCGTAGTTCGATGGTGATGGCGCAATACGCGTACAATAACGCCTTCACGATGAGCCGATTGAGCTATGGAAGCACGATATCCATCGGCATGCTTATCTTGTGCGCGATTATTCTTCTGGTGATGTCCAGATGGATAGGCGGTGGGGAAGAAAAATGA
- a CDS encoding carbohydrate ABC transporter permease: protein MRKKSSFAVKLGYVGTNVTVLLFTLSALFPIVWMLYTSLKTNKEFNLNTMSLPSSPTLDNYSNAFNIGNIGSAIFSSLLNTVIAVPLIIVFSFVIGYFFSRIEFKGKKIMMLLFLAGMMIPIHALLVPLFVQFKWMGMLDSRFTLILPYIAFHLPVAIFLFDSFIKGISKEIEEAAYMDGSSFDYTMFRVILPICMPIMSTVAILSTLGTWNEFSFALVLNKSSELFTLPIWLTFFSGQYTTDYTGKIAGLVMTSLPIIVLYLFFSNKIMTGMTAGAVKG, encoded by the coding sequence ATGAGAAAAAAATCGTCTTTTGCGGTAAAGCTGGGTTATGTGGGAACAAATGTGACTGTTTTGCTATTTACCTTATCAGCCCTGTTTCCAATTGTTTGGATGCTTTACACCTCTTTGAAAACAAATAAGGAATTCAACTTAAACACGATGTCACTTCCTTCAAGCCCTACGCTGGACAATTATTCGAACGCTTTCAATATCGGAAATATTGGTTCCGCGATATTCAGCAGCTTGCTCAACACAGTCATTGCGGTGCCGTTGATCATTGTTTTCTCTTTTGTCATCGGCTATTTTTTTTCCAGAATCGAATTCAAAGGCAAGAAGATCATGATGCTGCTGTTCTTGGCGGGCATGATGATTCCGATTCACGCATTGCTTGTGCCGTTGTTCGTGCAGTTCAAGTGGATGGGGATGCTAGATAGCCGCTTCACTCTGATTCTACCGTACATCGCGTTTCATTTGCCTGTGGCGATCTTTCTATTTGATAGCTTTATTAAAGGAATATCCAAGGAAATCGAAGAGGCGGCTTATATGGACGGAAGCTCGTTCGATTACACGATGTTCAGAGTCATTCTTCCGATCTGCATGCCGATCATGTCGACAGTTGCCATTCTAAGCACTCTCGGCACATGGAACGAATTCTCATTCGCTCTAGTGCTGAATAAGTCTTCCGAGCTGTTCACGCTTCCGATATGGCTAACCTTCTTCAGCGGCCAGTACACGACGGATTATACCGGGAAAATCGCCGGTCTAGTAATGACCTCTCTACCGATAATCGTCTTGTATTTATTTTTCAGTAACAAGATTATGACCGGCATGACCGCCGGAGCGGTAAAAGGCTAA
- a CDS encoding VTT domain-containing protein, with protein MSFLSDMLNHLLEQYGYSVLFFSLFLEMLALPLPGELIMTYAGLIVNQGKLDWLLSILIAGTGTTLGMTVTYWIGYRLGNPFFEKYGSRFHFGPDKFEKVSKWFGRYGNKMLIIGYYIPGVRHITGYFSGTTRLPFRKYALYAYSGAFLWVSVFISLGKLLGPKWEKYHHTVNVYILVIGLILVTGYVLFILYKKNKQRIHERIDIWLEKGMQHYHSARKVKVILLTAGALFIALFSLMIGLIENFLEHEFVKFDEITIYIVEQVFDHSWTDSMNRWAFFSSYRILLPVILLASLWIWFKGKDRLLTIAFFALVVVGGEGLAEGLRGIFHRIGPSGNPFTFPSEHAFIALTVYGFTAFLLFRHHGKVLRRIIVVLAVSCLCLIIGISAVYSGNEYPSDVIVGYVLAGLWISLNVILLEVFRLMRSNPQ; from the coding sequence ATGAGCTTTCTCAGCGACATGTTAAATCACTTACTGGAGCAATACGGATATAGCGTCCTCTTTTTTTCTCTTTTTCTTGAAATGCTTGCCCTTCCGCTACCAGGAGAACTAATCATGACTTATGCAGGGCTCATCGTCAATCAAGGAAAACTGGATTGGTTGCTGAGCATCCTTATCGCAGGGACAGGCACAACACTCGGGATGACGGTTACTTACTGGATTGGGTATCGTTTGGGAAATCCTTTTTTCGAAAAGTACGGCTCCCGTTTCCATTTCGGTCCGGATAAATTCGAAAAGGTGTCGAAATGGTTCGGCCGTTATGGCAATAAAATGTTGATCATCGGTTATTACATTCCCGGAGTTCGCCATATTACAGGCTATTTCTCAGGTACGACACGGCTTCCTTTTCGTAAATATGCTTTGTATGCTTACTCGGGCGCCTTTTTATGGGTATCTGTCTTCATTTCGCTTGGCAAGCTACTCGGTCCCAAATGGGAGAAATATCATCACACCGTTAATGTCTACATACTCGTCATTGGGTTGATATTGGTGACCGGCTATGTTCTATTTATTCTCTATAAGAAGAACAAGCAGCGTATACACGAGCGTATAGATATTTGGTTGGAAAAGGGAATGCAGCATTACCATTCCGCTCGCAAAGTAAAGGTTATCCTGCTCACTGCAGGTGCGTTATTCATTGCTCTCTTTTCATTAATGATCGGGCTCATCGAAAATTTCTTAGAGCATGAATTTGTTAAATTCGATGAGATTACTATTTATATCGTCGAGCAGGTATTTGATCATAGTTGGACGGATTCCATGAATCGGTGGGCATTCTTTAGCTCCTATCGGATTTTGCTGCCTGTCATACTTCTCGCAAGCTTATGGATCTGGTTTAAGGGGAAGGATCGACTTCTGACAATTGCATTTTTTGCCCTAGTTGTTGTGGGAGGGGAAGGACTGGCGGAAGGACTGCGGGGTATATTCCATCGCATCGGCCCTAGCGGCAATCCATTTACTTTCCCAAGCGAACATGCATTCATAGCGTTGACCGTATATGGATTTACAGCCTTTTTGCTCTTTCGCCACCATGGAAAGGTATTAAGACGCATAATAGTTGTGTTAGCGGTTTCCTGTTTATGTCTAATTATAGGGATTAGCGCGGTCTATTCAGGAAATGAATATCCTAGTGATGTCATTGTCGGTTATGTGTTGGCTGGCCTATGGATTAGCTTAAATGTAATCTTATTAGAAGTTTTCCGATTAATGAGAAGTAACCCACAATAA
- a CDS encoding sugar phosphate isomerase/epimerase family protein: protein MIRGLTRAGLGTIESYEQLISGAAQYGFKSVDLDPVDFIRQYGQEKATQLLKSNNVIIGSFDLEVDWRSSEERFREGLKALVESAEAAASLGCYKCCTYILPSTDEEAAPFMAVATRRLRLCADILGAYGIRLGLEFVGSWHLRTHWANPFLWKMEDTLDWIETIGARNVGLLVDSYHWHTNGLAVDDLLKLKPEHIVHVHINDAKDGPIEKLLDGDRLYPGEGVIDLHGFLKGLQIAGYAGVVAQEVLTPSTSASVEELLVRSKAGFDKAFANL, encoded by the coding sequence GTGATAAGAGGATTAACACGGGCTGGACTGGGAACGATCGAGTCATACGAGCAATTGATTTCAGGCGCGGCACAATATGGCTTTAAATCAGTAGATCTTGATCCGGTTGATTTTATCCGACAATATGGACAGGAAAAAGCGACGCAGCTGCTGAAAAGCAACAACGTCATTATCGGTTCATTTGATTTGGAAGTCGATTGGCGATCGAGCGAGGAGCGATTTCGCGAAGGCTTGAAAGCGTTGGTGGAATCAGCCGAAGCTGCTGCGTCCTTAGGATGCTACAAGTGCTGTACGTATATTCTTCCGTCTACAGATGAGGAAGCAGCTCCATTCATGGCTGTGGCGACACGCAGATTAAGGCTTTGTGCCGATATTCTGGGAGCATATGGCATACGTCTCGGACTAGAATTCGTAGGCAGCTGGCATTTGCGGACGCACTGGGCTAATCCATTTCTATGGAAAATGGAAGACACGCTGGATTGGATCGAGACGATTGGGGCGCGGAATGTGGGCTTGCTAGTGGATTCTTATCATTGGCATACAAACGGACTAGCAGTAGACGATCTCTTGAAATTAAAGCCGGAGCATATTGTACACGTTCATATCAATGATGCTAAGGACGGCCCGATTGAGAAGCTGTTGGATGGCGATCGGTTGTATCCAGGCGAAGGCGTTATCGATTTGCATGGATTTCTGAAAGGATTGCAGATTGCAGGCTATGCCGGAGTCGTCGCGCAAGAAGTGTTGACACCTTCTACTTCTGCAAGCGTAGAAGAGCTACTGGTAAGATCCAAGGCAGGGTTCGATAAGGCATTCGCTAATTTATAA
- a CDS encoding ABC transporter substrate-binding protein codes for MYIKNRKLHMLVVVLLIASIGLIGCGKKSSDGNGGEEASAGKIKLTIGHFDIDANGALFQEALKEFRAEHPEVNLVEDGIPHDPYRIKMTTLGASGDLPDMFVANGSMLLDYIPKGYVGTLNEALDQDPEWRDSFLPNSFDEFTTDGKIYGIPTAMFSAHVIYYNKELFEKAGITSFPTTWDEFTAAIGKLKDSGVIPIAMGNKSNVPVGSVLFGTLADRYTGTEWFKEMKAGTAKFTDPDFVNALKALQNLAKIGTFNPDINSIDGMQANTLYFNKQAAMLIDGAWAMNGFTREAPKEVQEVTGLAVLPPVPGGKGDPNTVAGGAGWSIAYNSKLEGAKKEAAIALIKKVVGQEFGRKKIELNGQPPVKVAEYDESKLSPLSVEYFKLVSDKKFSPIYDIQLSPALVEVIYKGLQDLLIGGTTPEDLAKKIQSVRDTQK; via the coding sequence ATGTATATTAAAAATAGAAAATTGCATATGCTTGTGGTCGTTTTACTTATCGCTTCTATCGGGTTAATCGGATGTGGCAAAAAGTCTTCAGATGGCAATGGGGGCGAAGAAGCTTCTGCTGGTAAAATCAAGCTGACAATCGGACATTTCGATATCGACGCGAACGGCGCTTTATTCCAAGAAGCCTTGAAGGAGTTCCGAGCGGAGCACCCTGAGGTCAATCTTGTCGAAGACGGAATTCCGCACGATCCTTACCGGATTAAAATGACGACGTTAGGGGCTTCAGGAGATCTGCCTGACATGTTCGTAGCGAACGGCTCCATGCTGCTCGACTATATTCCGAAGGGATATGTTGGAACACTAAACGAAGCATTGGATCAGGATCCGGAATGGAGAGACAGCTTTTTGCCGAACAGCTTCGACGAGTTTACGACTGACGGCAAAATCTACGGCATACCGACGGCGATGTTCTCTGCTCATGTCATTTACTACAATAAAGAGTTGTTCGAGAAAGCGGGTATCACATCTTTCCCGACAACTTGGGATGAATTTACGGCAGCGATTGGCAAGCTCAAGGATAGTGGTGTTATCCCGATTGCCATGGGCAACAAGTCGAATGTACCGGTAGGTTCGGTATTATTCGGTACTTTGGCCGACCGTTACACGGGTACGGAATGGTTCAAGGAAATGAAGGCGGGTACAGCGAAGTTTACGGATCCCGATTTTGTAAATGCTTTGAAAGCGCTACAAAATTTGGCGAAGATAGGCACGTTCAACCCGGACATTAACAGCATTGACGGTATGCAGGCAAACACTTTGTATTTCAATAAGCAAGCAGCCATGCTTATAGACGGCGCTTGGGCGATGAACGGTTTTACTCGCGAAGCTCCTAAGGAAGTTCAAGAGGTGACTGGACTGGCTGTTCTTCCACCTGTTCCAGGAGGGAAGGGCGATCCTAACACTGTTGCAGGTGGTGCTGGTTGGTCGATAGCCTATAATTCTAAGCTTGAAGGAGCGAAGAAAGAAGCGGCGATCGCGCTGATCAAAAAAGTAGTCGGTCAGGAGTTCGGAAGGAAGAAAATCGAACTTAACGGACAGCCACCAGTAAAGGTAGCGGAGTATGACGAATCTAAGCTTTCTCCGTTGTCGGTCGAGTATTTTAAGCTGGTGAGCGACAAGAAGTTCTCGCCGATCTATGATATCCAACTTAGTCCGGCTTTGGTCGAAGTGATTTACAAGGGACTTCAGGATCTGCTAATCGGAGGAACTACCCCTGAGGATCTGGCTAAGAAAATACAGAGCGTAAGGGATACTCAGAAGTAA